The following are encoded together in the Salvelinus alpinus chromosome 29, SLU_Salpinus.1, whole genome shotgun sequence genome:
- the LOC139558725 gene encoding voltage-dependent calcium channel gamma-4 subunit-like produces MEAKGRGMPQVMVWWEKGIQVVLTTLGAFAAFSLMAVAIGTDYWLYARAFICNSTANSSQDDPNNKDKKDPGALTHSGLWRICCLEGLKRGVCSQINHFPDDADYDQDAAEYLLRVVRASSIFPILSAILLLMGAMCVASSSFYKSKRNIILGGGILFVAAGLSNIIGVIVYISAALSDISPKKDEDKKWHYSYGWSFYFGGLSFILAEMVGVLAVNIYIEKNKELRCRSRTELLKSTTNAMLRLPSYRFRRRSRSSSHSSDPPRSPCDTSPTGAKSFALPPSAPPFSVATLPNPHHAGGGVGGDISMYTLTRDSKMGSLGGGGPPLYGTVDRASLYQLHNYFPKEEVGVMMSGTLPSLSKSNLSAAGQNSAVGATAIAPLNTLSSSGPTTQQPPLPTGTMERERGMGTLDRLGGKRNRDTDSDTLNRRTTPV; encoded by the exons ATGGAGGCAAAAGGCAGAGGCATGCCCCAAG TCATGGTGTGGTGGGAGAAGGGGATCCAGGTTGTCCTCACCACTTTGGGGGCGTTTGCAGCCTTTTCCCTGATGGCGGTGGCCATTGGGACAGACTACTGGCTGTACGCACGGGCCTTCATCTGCAACAGCACGGCCAACTCCTCTCAGGACGACCCCAACAACAAGGACAAGAAAGACCCTGGAGCCCTCACACACTCTGGCCTCTGGAGGATCTGCTGTCTGGAGG ggctgaAGAGAGGAGTGTGTTCTCAGATCAATCATTTCCCGGACGATGCAGACTATGATCAGGATGCAGCAGAGTATCTCCTGC GTGTGGTCCGAGCCTCCAGTATCTTCCCCATCCTGAGTGCTATACTCCTCCTGATGGGAGCGATGTGTGTTGCATCCAGCAGCTTCTACAAGAGCAAGAGGAACATCATCCTAGGAGGAGGCATCCTGTTTGTGGCTGCTG gCCTCAGCAACATCATCGGTGTGATCGTGTACATCTCTGCGGCACTGAGCGACATCTCGCCCAAGAAGGATGAGGACAAGAAGTGGCATTACTCGTATGGCTGGTCCTTCTACTTCGGAGGCCTCTCCTTCATCCTggctgagatggtgggtgtcctgGCCGTCAACATCTACATCGAGAAGAACAAGGAGCTGCGCTGCCGCTCTCGCACCGAACTCTTGAAGAGCACCACGAACGCCATGCTCCGCCTGCCCAGCTACCGCTTCCGCCGGCGCTCCCGCTCCAGCTCGCACTCTTCCGACCCGCCACGCTCCCCCTGCGACACCTCACCCACAGGCGCCAAGAGTTTTGCATTACCGCCGTCTGCCCCACCTTTCTCCGTGGCCACCCTGCCAAACCCGCACCATGCTGGTGGAGGAGTAGGGGGCGATATCTCCATGTATACCCTGACCCGGGACTCCAAGATGGGGAGTCTTGGTGGCGGGGGACCCCCCCTCTATGGCACCGTGGACCGGGCCTCCCTCTACCAACTGCACAACTACTTCCCCAAAGAGGAAGTGGGGGTGATGATGAGCGGCACGCTGCCTTCTCTCTCCAAGTCCAACCTCTCTGCGGCGGGCCAGAATTCCGCCGTTGGAGCCACTGCCATTGCGCCCCTGAATACCTTGTCATCCTCCGGTCCTACGACCCAGCAGCCACCTCTGCCCACTggcaccatggagagagagaggggaatgggcACCCTGGACCGCCTGGGGGGCAAACGGAACAGGGACACCGACTCGGACACGCTGAACAGGAGAACCACGCCAGTGTGA